From a single Nicotiana tomentosiformis chromosome 2, ASM39032v3, whole genome shotgun sequence genomic region:
- the LOC138904477 gene encoding secreted RxLR effector protein 161-like, which yields MDNSKNGYLPIGAGITLSREDCPKTPEERERMSRIPEASAMEPIMYTITYTHPDMAYALGVTSQYQANPGEEHWKVVKTILKYLRRTKDQFLIYGDSELKLEGYTDASFSSDRDDSKSISGYVFTLNGGAVSWKSSKQATVVDSVTEVEYIAASEAAKEAIWMKTLLTELGMVPSIKGAVSLLCDNTGAIAQEKEPRSH from the coding sequence ATGGATAATTCCAAAAATGGCTATCTACCGATAGGCGCTGGAATTACTCTCAGTAGGGAAGATTGTCCTAAAACACCTGAAGAAAGAGAACGCATGAGTAGGATCCCAGAGGCTAGTGCAATGGAACCTATCATGTATACCATTACATATACACATCCTGATATGGCTTATGCACTAGGAGTGACTAGCCAATATCAGGCAAATCCTGGTGAGGAACATTGGAAGGTGGTAAAGaccattcttaagtacttaagaaggacTAAAGACCAATTCCTCATTTATGGAGATTCTGAGTTGAAACTTGAAGGTTATACTGATGCAAGCTTCTCTTCAGATAGAGATGATAGCAAATCTATTTCTGGTTATGTATTCACCTTAAATGGTGGTGCAGTGAGTTGGAAAAGCTCCAAACAAGCTACAGTGGTTGATTCAGTCACTGAAGTTGAATATATAGCAGCTAGTGAAGCTGCTAAGGAAGCTATATGGATGAAAACGTTATTAACTGAACTTGGTATGGTTCCTTCAATAAAAGGTGCAGTTTCATTATTGTGTGACAATACTGGAGCCATTGCTCAAGAAAAAGAACCAAGATCACACTAA